In the genome of Pseudomonadota bacterium, the window TTAACGAGAGCGGTAAGTTTGCTTGAAACCTTAGAGCCTCCGATTACAACGCACAAAGGCTTCCTTGGTTTCTCAAGCGCCTGCTTGTAGTAGTCGATCTCCTTTTGCATTAGGAGCCCGGCAGACTTTTCTTTAAAGAGCTTCGGAACACCAACTATTGAAGCATGTGATCTGTGGGCAGTTGCGAAAGCATCACTAATAAAAACATCACCTAGCTTGGCAAGTTGAGCGGCAAATCCAGGATCATTTTTTTTCTCACCCGCCTGAAAACGAAGGTTCTCTAGCAGCAGCACCTGCCCATCCTTGAGCTCGGCAACAAGCTTAGTTACGTCAGGACCGATGCAGTCCGGTGCAGATATGATATCAGTAGAGAGCAGCTCTGCAAGGCGTGCGGCAACTGGCTTGAGCGATAACGCCGCATCAACGCCTGTAGGCTCGCCAAGGTGGGACATTATTATAGCTCGACCACCTTGAGAGAGAACGGCTTGTAGCGTCGGAAGGAATTGCTTGATACGGTTGTCGTCCGTTATCTCTAATTTTTCGTTAAGCGGTACGTTCAGATCCGCTCTAATGAGAACTCTTTTTCCTTTACAATTCAGATCGCCTAACTGCCGCATACCCTAGATTCCTGTTGGTTCACTTATCCACACAGTTTGTACATTAAATCTCTGTGCAAGTACACGCTCTAGGGCCCGAATACCGAAGGTCTCGCTTGCATAGTGGCCGATACAGAGGACCGAGCACTCATATTCCTTAGCCATGTGATACGCGGCTTGCTTCGGCTCTCCCGTAATAAGGAGATCTATACCGAGTGCTGCGCAGTCCGGAATCACGCCCGTCCCTGCACCTGTTGCGATTCCGATACTCCGGATCTCTCGTTGTCCGAAGGGGAGGAGTAGCGGTGGCTGCAGAGCACCTTCGGTAGAGGAGAGAGTTGCTGCAATCTGCTCTATACTTTGTGGAGATGATAGCGAGCCACGTACACCGATAGGGGCTCCTCCGTATTCGAAGCACTGTGAGACATCTGAGAGGCTGAGGAGCAGGGCGATCTGGGCAGCGTTCCCATGAACTAGATGTCCATCTAGCGGCAGGTGGCTAGCGTAGAGCGAGAGCCCACGGCTGAGAAATAGCTCAAGCTTGCGAGCCCATGGGCCAGTGATCGGAGCATTCTCTCCCCACAGCACCCCGTGATGAACCACAAGGAGCTGGCAGCGCTGTTCGATGGCGCTTTGTGCGACAGAGAGCCCCGCATCGACCGCAAAGCCTATTTTTTGTACCGAGCTGGCGCCGCTTTCAATCTGCAGGCCGTTTAGTGAGGCGTCTTTGGTGTAGTCAGCGTGCTTAAGCTCTGTATCTAGAAAGGAGGAGATCTCTCGAACTGATGGATTGGTCATATCTGAATTGTGCCTAAGTTAACGGGATGAGGCCAGCTATTTATGGGATGTTATAAAGGGTACTCCCCCCTGTAAATGCCTATAGTTTGGTAACGTTGCATCGAGTTGGCAATATCTGCTACCGTTACGTAGGCGTAACAAAAAATGGATGTGATAACTCATGGGTTGGTTTACACGTAGCAAAGCACCGAAACAGGCAGGCGAGGTATCAGAGCCGCTGCAGTTACCTGATGATATCTGGACCAAGTGTCCAAAGTGCGAGGCTATCCTTTACACTAAGGACCTGCGCAGGGCCTTCGGAGTATGTCCAAAATGCTCGCATCATTTTCGCTTAACAGCGCGCCAACGTATTCCGATATTGGTCGACAGGCACTCGTTTCTTGAGATCGATGCTAATTTACGCTCAGTTGATCCACTGAATTTCAAGGACAAGAAGAGGTATAAGGATAGGCTTAAGGACACGGAAAAAAAGACCGGATCGATAGAGGCCGTGGTTACCGGTCGTGCTCGTATTCTCAATATACCGGTTATGTTGGGTACCTTTGACTCCTCCTTTATGGGCGGCAGTATGGGGTCTGTCGTAGGAGAGAAGTTAGCGCGGCTGATTGAGCTCGGTCGTGATGAGCGTCGACCCGTAATTATCATATCGGCGTCAGGTGGCGCGCGCATGCAGGAGGGGCTTTTCTCCCTTATGCAGATGGCAAAGGTAAGTGCTGCGCTAGCACAGCTAGGAAAGAATCATATCCCGTACATCTCAATCCTGACGGATCCTACCACTGGGGGCGTTGCAGCCTCTCTTGCTATGCTCGGAGATGTCATTATCGCCGAGCCAGATGCATTGATCGGATTCGCCGGCCCACGTGTAATTGAGGGTACACTTAAGCAGAAGCTTCCGGAGGGGTTCCAGCGCTCTGAATTCCTGCTTGAGCACGGAATGTTAGACAGGATCGTCTCGCGCACAGCGATGCGAGATGAGCTTGGCGTGATATTGCGTAACTTTGGCTTTGGAATATAACCGCTAAGATTACGAAGCCCCCTTTCGTTGCGGTGCAAGCCCCGCTAGATTCAAGCCTATTGTCTAGAAAAGCGTCGACATAGAGGGTGCTTTGGCATGTCTCATATAACGGTACTGGTCACAAGATAAGGATGAAGCACCGGAGCGGCCTTATATATAAAGAACGATCGCTTAGTGGGCTAACCTCGCGAGTGCTTACGTTGACAGCGGTGTGCGGATTGCTCATTCATCCGCTACTAGCGCAATCTCAGCCAATGACGCCGAACAGATCCGCTATCTTTGGGAGCGATTCTCCGCAGTATAGAGCTGCGCAGCAGAAGGCACTTAAACAATCCCTCGTTCCTGCTGCAAAGCCCGCACAGGGCCTCGACTTTCAAGCGCCCTCAATTGAGTTTAATCGTGAAAAGAACGAGGTAACAGGCAAGGGTGGAATCTCCATAGCAGAGGGGGGGGTGCAGGTTCAGGCCGATGAGGGAACGTTCAATCTCAGAACCAAGGAGGGGGACGTCGTAGGCAACGTGCTTATGACGACATCGAGCGGAGTTCTCTCTGCTACCTCGGCGCATGTTAATGTTCCAAACGAGACCGGGCAGTTCTCGGATCTTGAATTTGATATTGAAGAGAGCGGATTTAATATCCGGGCGAAGCAAGCGCGCAAGATATCGGAGTTTGAATTTGAGCTAGAAGACTCCTCCGTGACATCGTGCAGCTGTCTCGATGGTAGCCGTCCCTGGGAGATCCGTTCCGATTCGTGCGCCATAACGCAGGAGGGCTATGCCCACTCGTACGACTCAGCCATGTGGTTGGAGGGTATGCCGATCTTTTATTCGCCGTATCTTCCCTTCCCAGTCAAGAGCGAGAGGGCCTCGGGAATGCTTGCGCCGCAGGTAGGATACAGCAACCAGAATGGATTTTTGTACAAACAGCCGATCTTTCTAGATGTAGATGACTCTACCGGCTTTATGTTGAATCCATTTCTCGCATCGAGTTCACGGGTTGGATCTGAAATCATCTTTGAGAAGAGATTCTCTACTACAAGCAGGCTGGATGCTGGATTTATCTACTCGAATGAGTCCATGCGCGGAGATAGTTTGCGCGGTTTGAATATTACTGGTCTAGCCGATCCGACCATCGATACAAACCGAACCGCAGGTTTCTATAAGCAACGGTGGCGCGCTGACCCGAAATCTGAATCTACACTCGAATTAATCGTAGATGGCCGATACACAAGCGATAATCTTTTTCTGCGAGAAATTCCAGCACCAATGATCGGCTCAGTACAGTCTCAATTCCTTACCTCGACCGCAGTGGCTCGAGGTAGAGCCTTCTCGTTTTTGAATACCGAGGCGCGTGCAGAGTACAATCAGATGTTGATTACCCCGCAAGATCTGCAGTTTCAGCGGCTACCTGATCTTGCAGCATCGACCGGCGAGACATTTAGACCGTGGGGAGCGAATCAGTTTGGCCTAAAGGTTGTTACGGAGGTTAGCGCCGTT includes:
- a CDS encoding phosphoglycerate kinase, with protein sequence MRQLGDLNCKGKRVLIRADLNVPLNEKLEITDDNRIKQFLPTLQAVLSQGGRAIIMSHLGEPTGVDAALSLKPVAARLAELLSTDIISAPDCIGPDVTKLVAELKDGQVLLLENLRFQAGEKKNDPGFAAQLAKLGDVFISDAFATAHRSHASIVGVPKLFKEKSAGLLMQKEIDYYKQALEKPRKPLCVVIGGSKVSSKLTALVNLASKADTLIIGGAMANTFLAAQGLQVGRSLFESDLAGKALELLGTLARRGCRVYLPVDVIVAPSLNSKGFGRAVPVQEIPADTMALDIGPATSLLYREALHSAETIVWNGPMGAYENEDFAKGTHDMCESIANSHGMTVVGGGDTDAAIHHMQLAHKFSFISTAGGAFLALLEGNSLPGIKALE
- a CDS encoding Nif3-like dinuclear metal center hexameric protein, with product MTNPSVREISSFLDTELKHADYTKDASLNGLQIESGASSVQKIGFAVDAGLSVAQSAIEQRCQLLVVHHGVLWGENAPITGPWARKLELFLSRGLSLYASHLPLDGHLVHGNAAQIALLLSLSDVSQCFEYGGAPIGVRGSLSSPQSIEQIAATLSSTEGALQPPLLLPFGQREIRSIGIATGAGTGVIPDCAALGIDLLITGEPKQAAYHMAKEYECSVLCIGHYASETFGIRALERVLAQRFNVQTVWISEPTGI
- the accD gene encoding acetyl-CoA carboxylase, carboxyltransferase subunit beta produces the protein MGWFTRSKAPKQAGEVSEPLQLPDDIWTKCPKCEAILYTKDLRRAFGVCPKCSHHFRLTARQRIPILVDRHSFLEIDANLRSVDPLNFKDKKRYKDRLKDTEKKTGSIEAVVTGRARILNIPVMLGTFDSSFMGGSMGSVVGEKLARLIELGRDERRPVIIISASGGARMQEGLFSLMQMAKVSAALAQLGKNHIPYISILTDPTTGGVAASLAMLGDVIIAEPDALIGFAGPRVIEGTLKQKLPEGFQRSEFLLEHGMLDRIVSRTAMRDELGVILRNFGFGI
- the lptD gene encoding LPS assembly protein LptD, which translates into the protein MKHRSGLIYKERSLSGLTSRVLTLTAVCGLLIHPLLAQSQPMTPNRSAIFGSDSPQYRAAQQKALKQSLVPAAKPAQGLDFQAPSIEFNREKNEVTGKGGISIAEGGVQVQADEGTFNLRTKEGDVVGNVLMTTSSGVLSATSAHVNVPNETGQFSDLEFDIEESGFNIRAKQARKISEFEFELEDSSVTSCSCLDGSRPWEIRSDSCAITQEGYAHSYDSAMWLEGMPIFYSPYLPFPVKSERASGMLAPQVGYSNQNGFLYKQPIFLDVDDSTGFMLNPFLASSSRVGSEIIFEKRFSTTSRLDAGFIYSNESMRGDSLRGLNITGLADPTIDTNRTAGFYKQRWRADPKSESTLELIVDGRYTSDNLFLREIPAPMIGSVQSQFLTSTAVARGRAFSFLNTEARAEYNQMLITPQDLQFQRLPDLAASTGETFRPWGANQFGLKVVTEVSAVGTDFVRQDGYDGLRLDLNPKASIPFHVKNYLRGQFSVQLHQTQYDMSETTLPANATPLPDGSTELDSSMSRTLPIVSYSMGTAMERIYGLDRDNWFSNLAAFGARNQGSELVRLKHTIEPTVGYTYIPGVDQQNNPLYDASDRFRERSLFSYGVTSRLYGRFQEPYERLREVEELASSASTLPMFDLSDSLLEFGRGMIISPASMIDTREGEIRELAMFSVRQTYDNMIAQQKDDPTLDPFSDINAAVVLSPSYYLSTGFQTNYHAQDGSFSSYALNLGIRDDREDALRARYTYIADSTNQLELNGEIKLVEQLRAGLYGRYDAENQEMIESRGLIRFMNSCKCWAFDMGITQRVNPDNKQILFSFTFGGLGGISQGGGVTQ